DNA sequence from the Hoylesella buccalis ATCC 35310 genome:
AGGCATTGTTATTGATGGCCAAAGTCTATGACTTTGAAGGCCAAACTCAATGCTATTGGAGCCCAAACTCAATGCTATTGCAGGTCAAAGGCATTGCCTTTGTCATTTCCTAAAATCGCTTGACAGTTTTTAGTTGTTTATTCTATATTACTTGTCAATATTTTTTTATTGTACTATTTTACTTGTCAATCTCCGTTTTTCGAGGCTTATAAGCATTTCCTTTGGTGGAGAAATGAAATAGCCTAAAGAGGAGCGAGCCTTGTTTTGGGCAAGTTCTTCAGGGGCTCGATGCCCCTGGAGAACTTAGGTAAGCTAGCCTGTAAGCGTCGCTCACCTTGTTTTGGGCTTGGCAAAGATAGTTCTTATTTTGCTGACGCACGACTGTTTTTCTCTTTTTTCCAAAGATTCGGCCCAGGTTCCTCTCCTGAGTATACGGCCATGGGCGTTTTCTTTCCGATGCTCATGTGCGGTCGCTTGAGGTTGTAGAAATCAATCATTTGCGCTATTTCACGCTGGGCGTGATTGAAGTCTTGATACATCTGATGCTGATATATCCATTCCACTTTGAACGTGCCGTTTTGTCTTTCGGCCATGGCGTTGTCCGTTGGTTTGTAACATTCGGTCATGCTGACTCGGATGTGGTGACTCATAAGCGTGTCAATGTATTCGTTACAGGCATATTGCACGCCTCTGTCAGAGTGGTGTATGGTTCCGCAAAGGTTGTCTCCTCCGGCTTTTTGGATGGCCATGAGCAGTGCCTTCCGGGTGTTCTCCGCCTCCATGGTCTCTGACAGGCACCAGCCTATCACTGCGTGGGAATAGGCGT
Encoded proteins:
- a CDS encoding IS3 family transposase, translated to MTALHNEYSKVSIEKLCGLFDKRRQWYYNKRKTVVSEQQRVRLILSMVDYYRQYCPGLGGVKLHHLLKQDLGVEITHGRDAFLRLLSSNGLMLKKPKRRRTTNSNHLYKKYSNLAQGLEVNQVNQLWVADITYIWIAHDVLYLHLVTDAYSHAVIGWCLSETMEAENTRKALLMAIQKAGGDNLCGTIHHSDRGVQYACNEYIDTLMSHHIRVSMTECYKPTDNAMAERQNGTFKVEWIYQHQMYQDFNHAQREIAQMIDFYNLKRPHMSIGKKTPMAVYSGEEPGPNLWKKEKNSRASAK